The following coding sequences are from one Poecilia reticulata strain Guanapo linkage group LG18, Guppy_female_1.0+MT, whole genome shotgun sequence window:
- the LOC103480246 gene encoding uncharacterized protein LOC103480246, producing the protein MRTASMSSVGAGGVFAFLFILAVRLHAADCMKVIVGDRFEFPVNCEPGESGTLLRDLGDEGTRQVATYQSGQWTVSREYRDRMKTNLSKTVLTRALYNDEGIYELTCSKSGIQRVQLEVVFASERSVTQGNNVTLPCYVKTTGNTGLTGRWEKNGKPLCVKNFDSDGCSGTPADRLTVSTDWFTNGDLSLTIEGTQPEDSGDYFCYTQDRRGKQSGNPAAVRLTVTEKKSHQMITSSTAAPGNETQSCAEHAQPWQISTWVLAVILLLVALFALCLWRRGKRNCDSGKLYELLQRRCHDSNPTEATGV; encoded by the exons ATGCGCACAGCAAGTATGTCTTCGGTAGGAGCAGGAGGCGTCTTTGCGTTTCTTTTCATTCTCGCTGTCCGCCTTCATGCTGCGGACTGCATGAAGGTGATCGTAGGGGACCGGTTTGAATTTCCTGTGAACTGCGAGCCGGGTGAGTCCGGGACGCTGCTGCGGGACTTGGGGGATGAAGGCACCCGGCAAGTCGCTACATACCAGAGCGGTCAGTGGACAGTGAGCAGAGAGTACAGAGATCGGATGAAGACCAACTTATCAAAGACTGTTCTCACTCGCGCGCTGTACAACGATGAGGGGATCTACGAGCTGACCTGCTCCAAGTCTGGCATACAGCGCGTGCAGCTGGAGGTAGTTTTTGCTAGTGAAAGGTCCGTTACCCAGGGTAACAACGTGACGCTCCCGTGTTACGTTAAAACCACCGGGAACACAGGCTTAACTGGGCGATGGGAGAAAAACGGGAAACCTCTGTGTGTGAAGAACTTCGACTCTGATGGCTGCAGCGGGACCCCTGCTGACAGACTGACTGTGTCCACTGACTGGTTCACCAATGGAGATCTGTCACTGACCATTGAAGGGACGCAGCCTGAGGATAGCGGGGATTATTTCTGCTACACCCAAGATCGACGTGGGAAACAATCTGGAAATCCTGCTGCTGTTAGACTGACTGTCACTGAGAAAAAGTCTCATCAGATGATCACCAGCAGCACAGCAGCACCGGGAAAT gAAACTCAGAGTTGTGCCGAACACGCTCAGCCTTGGCAGATCTCCACCTGGGTTCTCGCTGTGATCCTGCTGCTTGTTGCtctttttgctctttgtttGTGGCGCCGTGGCAAAAGAAACTGTGATTCTGGGAAACTTTACGAGCTGCTACAGAGACGCTGCCATGATTCCAACCCTACTGAAGCTACAGGGGTTTAA